Proteins from one Sabethes cyaneus chromosome 2, idSabCyanKW18_F2, whole genome shotgun sequence genomic window:
- the LOC128735216 gene encoding uncharacterized protein LOC128735216, with protein sequence MATSDGRPESVPADHEGCVACDNPDADHNYVQCDLCDRWWHFACAGVTDSINDRAWICSHCSTLPPAKPSSPIPSSNNSTAGVQRNLALLKQRQELELQRMEHQLKQKFLDEQLEVINQAMKTSQQERCHDEAAPSTDRNNRNNDAMDKGDVCDQQKPATPLTSVNKQSDNVVSMNRDLESNLERLQLQPAPSSQALDDLRQQLEQCKVHLGLHPTEFRISPTVGRPEIIFPNPSGEPRSSYQQQRSLGAIKKSYVTGNSHAMGDVGNNYTYESVFHNKPCVNAPHKSSTIPATTISASGREQQRDAFGFCEFEQNFPSARQQQRAPVFSDDQQREHFARSANGNIQSTPLAGRISQQQHVNIGQNGPTPQQIAARQSLARDLPQFSGDPAEWPIFIANYEYTTAACGYTLGENMLRLQRCLKGPALETVRSRLVLPGTVPQVIEALRRRYGRSELLINALLEKVRRIPAPKSEKLEGLIDYGMAVQALCDHMVAANEHVHLTNPMLLQELVGKLPPNQKLSWAAYKRKCGDEVNLKTFSNFMEDIVSDASSVVLLEPESYRGKDKLRPRGYVNSHTETNLEQSLAVVRQIDCNLCGKAGHRLRDCFAFKNLSVDDRWRKVRALSLCQNCLFNHGRRACRSRNRCTVDSCQYRHHPLLHSTRRTTAAKVQSTPAESLTHQSLGSSVLFRVVPVTLYGRTGEVNTYAFLDEGSSLTLMDGEIADQLGVSGTVQPLCLRWTGNTSRVEANSKVVTITIKGAGSQRRFQMLNVRTVPSLNLPSQTFQREIAAEQFGHLKQLPLQSYKNAVPKLLIGVEHLHLAVPLKVREGNGKGPIAVKTRLGWCVYGRQQPGERSLCNLHVCECNYDRELHDAVKRFYDLEETGTGSATLLTRDERRALDLLEQTTVRVGQKFETALLWKDDHVELPDSYLMALRRLECLERKMSLDTKLKENVHRLMQEFVDKGYIHKAKKEELDAADPRRIWYLPIGAVTNPKKPEKTRIVWDAAAKTDGVSLNSMLLKGPDQLVSLLGVLFRFRQFKVAVCSDVKEMFLQISMRECDKHSQRILWRTDPLQSPDIFLVDVATFGSTCSPASAQFVKNKNAREHGKEYPRAAEGILQSTYVDDYLDSFGSEEEASRVAAEVRLIFRNGGFVLRNWISNNDGVLKHLGEKQAAISKSLITTSTNCERVLGMLWNPLTDELSFSTRMSDEVQTLLENDDKPTKRQVLRCVMTLFDPLGLLATFLIHGKILVQDLWRAGTGWDEEVAENQYRDWCRWIKMITFIAKIRIPRCYFTEASAKTYEQAELHVFVDASLLAYACALYLRTTCSDGTFQCSLIAAKAKVAPLKPMTIPKLELQGCILGARMAKFVQANHSISISRRILWTDSSVALSWIRADPRNYRPFVANRVGEILETTTVDEWRWVPTESNPADEATKWGSGPYFGNSMWYNGPEFLRQPETTWPNFMDTTVSTTEEIRASILFHVAWEPLVTYDRFSKWERLQRSMSYVLRFLHNARSKGNRRGGQLSQFELEAAEIEIWKQIQIEVYPDEVTTLQKNLELPEEKRKSIDRCSSLYQLVPTLDERGLMRQCSRIASAKHIQHAVRYPIILPRKHRCTMLLVAKYHRVYRHANAETVVNEIRQLFLIPKLRTLVREVGRNCEWCKIRRAQPVVPPMAPLPHSRLAVYDRPFSYVGLDYFGPLTIKQGRASVKRWVALFTCLTVRAVHLEIVHNLTSSSCVSSIRRFVNRRGSPVEIFSDNATNFHGAERMLREQINQQCAVTFTSSNTKWTFIPPAAPHMGGAWERLVRSVKTAISEAYTEGKLTDEDLHTLIVEAEGMINRRPLTYLPLDSAESEALTPNHFIMGSSSGAKQPLANINHQNGTSRESWDQIRRHLDRFWQRWLKEYLPVLRKQTKWFDEARRVETGDIVLITDEGKRNTWIRGRVIETISAADGRVRQAVIKTERGVLKRPVSSGSPEEWPIFINNFEQSTATCGYSDAENLVRLQRSLKGNALESELVEKLPGSMRLNWAVFKNRYHPVTLNTFGEFMSGLVMTASEVSFNIPRPTTTKFTTQTESRSNKQKGGSVVQTHSADENPPAPTTPTPSSTSTRTKPGK encoded by the exons ATGGCAACATCCGATGGACGTCCGGAATCGGTGCCGGCAGACCATGAGGGTTGCGTCGCCTGTGACAATCCAGATGCTGACCACAACTACGTCCAATGTGATCTGTGTGACCGATGGTGGCACTTTGCATGTGCAGGTGTCACGGACTCCATCAACGATCGTGCGTGGATTTGCTCCCATTGTTCAACGTTGCCACCGGCGAAACCCAGTTCGCCTATTCCGTCATCGAATAATTCCACTGCTGGTGTGCAACGAAACCTCGCCCTGCTTAAGCAACGGCAGGAGCTTGAGCTGCAACGAATGGAGCACCAATTGAAGCAGAAATTTCTGGATGAGCAGTTAGAGGTTATAAACCAGGCTATGAAAACCTCGCAACAAGAAAGATGTCACGATGAAGCTGCCCCGTCTACGGACAGAAACAACCGAAACAATGATGCGATGGACAAAGGAGACGTGTGTGATCAGCAGAAACCAGCTACTCCACTCACATCTGTAAACAAGCAAAGTGACAACGTAGTGAGTATGAACCGCGATTTGGAAAGCAACCTCGAACGCTTGCAGTTGCAGCCAGCACCGTCGTCCCAGGCGTTAGACGATCTCCGTCAGCAGCTTGAGCAGTGTAAAGTACACCTGGGTTTGCATCCTACCGAATTTCGCATTAGTCCTACGGTAGGTAGACCCGAAATTATATTTCCAAATCCCTCCGGTGAACCGCGTTCGAGTTACCAACAACAAAGAAGTCTAGGGGCAATTAAGAAAAGCTATGTAACGGGGAATTCCCATGCGATGGGTGATGTAGGTAATAATTATACGTACGAAAGtgttttccataataaaccgtGTGTTAATGCTCCTCATAAGTCCTCCACGATCCCTGCTACTACAATTTCCGCGTCTGGTAGAGAACAACAACGAGATGCATTCGGTTTTTGTGAATTTGAGCAAAATTTTCCCAGCGCGCGCCAGCAGCAGCGCGCTCCCGTTTTCAGTGATGATCAGCAGCGCGAGCATTTCGCGCGCTCAGCGAATGGAAATATACAATCCACCCCGTTAGCAGGAAGGATTAGTCAGCAGCAGCACGTGAATATTGGTCAGAACGGTCCGACCCCGCAACAGATAGCAGCGCGACAATCTTTAGCACGTGATCTTCCGCAATTCTCAGGCGACCCGGCGGAGTGGCCTATATTTATAGCCAACTATGAATACACGACAGCCGCGTGTGGGTACACGCTCGGAGAAAATATGTTGCGCTTGCAACGGTGCCTAAAGGGCCCCGCTTTGGAAACAGTCCGCAGCCGATTGGTGTTGCCAGGTACAGTTCCGCAGGTCATCGAAGCGCTTCGTAGGAGATACGGACGATCCGAACTGTTGATTAATGCCCTACTGGAGAAGGTACGAAGGATTCCGGCTCCCAAATCAGAAAAATTAGAAGGGCTTATCGATTATGGCATGGCAGTGCAAGCTCTTTGCGATCATATGGTAGCGGCAAACGAGCACGTTCATCTTACTAACCCCATGCTACTACAGGAGCTCGTGGGGAAGCTGCCACCAAATCAAAAGCTCTCGTGGGCTGCGTATAAGCGAAAGTGTGGCGATGAGGTGAACCTGAAAACGTTTAGCAATTTCATGGAGGATATTGTTAGTGACGCATCCAGCGTAGTGTTACTCGAGCCAGAGTCCTACAGAGGCAAGGACAAGTTAAGGCCTAGAGGGTATGTCAATTCTCATACGGAAACCAATCTTGAACAGTCGTTAGCAGTTGTTAGGCAAATTGACTGTAATCTTTGCGGCAAGGCAGGACACCGTTTACGTGATTGTTTTGCTTTTAAGAATTTGAGTGTAGATGACCGTTGGCGAAAGGTAAGGGCTTTGTCGCTATGCCAGAATTGTCTTTTTAACCACGGTCGGCGAGCATGCCGAAGCAGAAATCGCTGTACTGTTGACAGTTGTCAATATCGTCATCACCCGTTGCTACATTCCACAAGACGGACTACGGCTGCCAAAGTGCAGAGCACACCAGCGGAGAGCCTTACCCACCAATCTCTTGGATCGAGTGTGTTATTCAGAGTAGTGCCAGTTACGCTTTACGGACGAACGGGTGAAGTGAACACATATGCCTTTTTAGATGAGGGCTCGTCGCTCACGCTGATGGATGGTGAAATAGCAGATCAGCTTGGAGTAAGCGGAACCGTTCAGCCACTGTGTCTTCGGTGGACGGGGAATACTTCAAGGGTCGAAGCAAATTCGAAGGTCGTTACTATTACAATTAAAGGAGCGGGATCGCAGAGGCGGTTCCAGATGCTGAACGTGCGTACGGTACCCAGCTTAAATCTTCCGAGTCAGACATTTCAAAGGGAAATCGCTGCCGAGCAATTTGGCCACCTCAAGCAGCTACCCTTACAAAGTTATAAGAATGCTGTTCCCAAGTTACTTATTGGGGTTGAACATTTACATTTGGCTGTTCCGCTGAAAGTCAGGGAAGGTAACGGAAAAGGACCGATTGCTGTTAAAACTAGGCTCGGTTGGTGCGTTTATGGGCGACAGCAACCGGGTGAGCGAAGTTTATGTAATCTGCATGTCTGTGAATGCAATTATGATAGAGAGCTGCATGACGCTGTTAAGCGGTTCTACGATCTAGAAGAAACCGGAACGGGAAGCGCAACACTGCTTACCAGGGATGAAAGGCGAGCATTAGACCTACTCGAGCAAACAACGGTACGCGTCGGGCAGAAATTCGAAACTGCATTATTGTGGAAAGACGATCATGTGGAACTACCAGACAGCTACCTCATGGCACTTCGCAGGTTAGAATGTCTAGAACGTAAGATGTCTCTGGATACAAAACTGAAGGAGAACGTTCACCGTCTAATGCAGGAATTTGTTGACAAGGGCTATATCCACAAGGCCAAGAAGGAAGAACTTGATGCCGCTGACCCTCGCAGAATATGGTATCTGCCTATTGGAGCAGTAACCAATCCAAAGAAACCGGAGAAAACACGAATTGTGTGGGATGCGGCGGCCAAAACGGATGGCGTGTCGCTAAATAGCATGCTGCTAAAAGGTCCAGACCAGCTGGTATCACTGTTGGGTGTGCTGTTCCGTTTCCGCCAGTTTAAGGTTGCGGTATGTTCTGACGTAAAGGAAATGTTCCTGCAGATATCAATGAGGGAGTGCGATAAGCATTCTCAGAGAATTCTTTGGAGAACTGATCCCCTCCAGAGCCCGGACATTTTTCTGGTAGATGTGGCGACGTTTGGGTCGACATGCTCACCCGCGTCGGCGCAATTCGTTAAAAATAAGAACGCACGAGAGCACGGTAAGGAATATCCTAGAGCGGCAGAAGGGATACTGCAAAGTACATATGTCGACGACTATTTGGATAGTTTCGGATCAGAGGAAGAAGCTAGTCGTGTCGCAGCAGAAGTGAGACTGATTTTTCGCAATGGCGGGTTCGTACTGAGAAATTGGATCTCGAATAATGACGGCGTATTGAAGCACCTTGGAGAAAAACAAGCTGCAATCAGTAAAAGTCTAATTACGACAAGCACGAACTGTGAGCGCGTGCTTGGAATGCTTTGGAACCCGCTAACAGATGAACTCTCGTTCAGCACTCGTATGAGCGACGAAGTTCAAACACTTCTGGAGAATGACGACAAACCAACAAAAAGACAAGTGCTACGCTGCGTCATGACGCTCTTCGATCCCCTAGGATTATTAGCAACCTTTCTGATCCACGGAAAGATCCTCGTTCAGGACTTGTGGCGTGCAGGCACTGGATGGGATgaggaagtggccgaaaaccAATACAGAGACTGGTGTAGGTGGATTAAGATGATTACATTTATCGCAAAAATTCGTATCCCTCGCTGTTATTTCACCGAAGCATCGGCGAAGACGTATGAACAAGCCGAACTGCATGTTTTCGTTGACGCCAGTCTCCTCGCATACGCTTGCGCTCTGTACCTTCGAACCACTTGCTCTGACGGCACGTTTCAATGTTCTTTAATCGCCGCAAAGGCAAAGGTAGCCCCGCTGAAGCCCATGACGATACCGAAGCTTGAACTGCAAGGTTGTATATTGGGCGCTAGAATGGCGAAATTTGTTCAGGCCAACCACTCCATTTCTATAAGTAGAAGAATCCTGTGGACAGACAGCTCAGTCGCACTCTCGTGGATTCGCGCGGATCCTAGAAACTATCGGCCATTCGTGGCAAATCGGGTCGGCGAAATCCTCGAAACAACAACAGTGGATGAATGGAGATGGGTCCCCACCGAATCCAACCCGGCAGACGAAGCAACCAAATGGGGAAGTGGGCCATACTTCGGCAATAGTATGTGGTACAACGGACCAGAGTTTTTGCGCCAACCGGAAACAACTTGGCCGAATTTTATGGATACGACTGTGAGCACAACAGAAGAGATTCGAGCGTCAATTCTATTCCACGTCGCATGGGAACCATTAGTCACTTACGACCGGTTTTCGAAATGGGAAAGATTACAGCGAAGCATGTCTTACGTGTTACGATTTCTGCACAACGCAAGAAGTAAGGGAAACAGGCGCGGAGGTCAGCTATCGCAATTCGAGTTGGAGGCTGCCGAAATCGAAATATGGAAGCAGATTCAAATAGAAGTCTATCCAGATGAAGTGACGACACTGCAAAAGAACCTGGAGTTACCAGAAGAGAAGCGAAAGTCAATCGACAGATGCAGTTCCTTGTATCAGCTTGTACCGACGCTGGATGAACGAGGATTGATGCGACAATGTAGTCGTATTGCATCTGCGAAGCATATCCAACATGCCGTACGTTATCCAATAATCCTTCCGCGGAAACACCGCTGTACAATGCTCCTTGTAGCGAAATACCATCGTGTTTACCGCCATGCGAACGCAGAGACGGTTGTGAACGAGATCCGTCAACTCTTTCTCATTCCGAAGCTTCGGACGCTAGTGAGAGAAGTTGGAAGAAATTGCGAATGGTGCAAAATTCGCCGAGCGCAGCCTGTAGTGCCGCCAATGGCGCCGTTACCGCACTCACGTCTAGCCGTTTATGATCGCCCGTTCAGCTACGTGGGCCTCGACTATTTCGGTCCACTGACGATTAAGCAAGGTCGTGCAAGCGTCAAAAGGTGGGTTGCACTGTTCACCTGTTTGACAGTACGTGCAGTACACCTCGAAATTGTACACAATCTTACAAGTTCCTCGTGTGTCTCAAGTATACGTCGTTTCGTCAACCGCCGCGGTTCGCCTGTGGAGATCTTCAGCGACAACGCAACGAACTTCCACGGAGCTGAACGAATGCTTCGTGAACAAATCAACCAACAATGTGCTGTTACGTTTACCAGTTCGAATACGAAATGGACCTTTATTCCGCCTGCTGCTCCGCATATGGGGGGCGCCTGGGAGCGCCTAGTCCGCTCAGTGAAGACGGCGATATCGGAAGCGTACACCGAAGGAAAACTTACAGACGAAGATTTACATACATTGATCGTGGAGGCGGAGGGCATGATTAACCGTAGACCTCTAACATACCTACCGCTCGATTCCGCGGAATCTGAAGCATTGACCCCAAACCATTTTATTATGGGCAGCTCAAGCGGTGCTAAGCAACCCCTGGCAAACATTAATCACCAAAACGGGACTTCTCGTGAATCGTGGGACCAAATCCGAAGGCACTTGGATCGGTTTTGGCAGCGCTGGCTCAAGGAGTATTTGCCGGTACTTAGAAAACAAACTAAGTGGTTCGATGAAGCTCGTCGTGTAGAAACCGGGGACATAGTGCTTATAACAGATGAAGGCAAAAGGAATACCTGGATCCGCGGTCGTGTCATCGAAACAATCAGTGCGGCAGATGGTCGCGTTCGTCAAGCTGTGATCAAAACTGAGAGAGGAGTTCTTAAGCGGCCAGTATCCAG CGGGAGCCCAGAAGAGTGGCCCATCTTCATTAATAACTTCGAGCAGTCTACGGCTACCTGCGGTTACTCAGATGCGGAAAACTTGGTACGCCTTCAACGGTCGCTAAAGGGAAATGCCCTCGAATCG GAGCTGGTGGAGAAACTTCCGGGTTCAATGCGACTGAACTGGGCAGTATTCAAGAACCGGTATCATCCGGTGACACTCAATACGTTCGGCGAGTTCATGTCCGGGTTGGTCATGACGGCTAGTGAGGTTTCCTTCAACATTCCGAGACCGACGACTACAAAATTCACCACACAGACCGAAAGCAGGAGCAACAAACAGAAAGGTGGAAGTGTTGTTCAAACCCACTCCGCAGACGAAAATCCTCCCGCTCCCACAACTCCCACACCGAGCAGCACCTCTACACGCACCAAACCAGGCAAGTAA